The Mycobacterium sp. EPa45 genomic interval GGCGGCGCTGGGGCGGCGTGAATCTCCTTGTCGAGCTCGGCGTCCACCTCGGCATCGGCGGGGAAGCTCGGCTCACCGGCGATGATGTGCTGCAGCCACAGCTTGGCCTGCACCACCGGGCGGCGCATGTAGCGCTCCCGCTCCAGCGAGCGGTGCATTTTTCGCGGGCGGTCCTGGTAGAACCAACGCGCCCAGGGTGCGTGCGGGCGGGATAGCCGGATCGCGCCGATGAACAGCAGCGGCGTGATGAACATCCCGACCAGGCCGGTCCACACCTTGCCCTTGAGCAGCACCACCACCGCCAGCGCCAGCGTGGCTGCCGCGAGCACGACGACGAGCGTGCGGGCGCCGACCGTATCGTCGGCTCGCCAGATCCCGATGTCGAAGAACGACAGCGGGTTGAAGCCCATGACCAGCAGCCCCGCGACGGCGATCGCGGCGAACACCGCGTCAACCGACGCCCGGCCATCCTCGGCCCAATAGACGTCCTCCAGATGCAGGATGAGCGCGAACTCATCGAGAACCAGCGCGGCGCCGATACCGAAAACTATTGCGGCAGCTGTGAATTCACCAGTTCCACCTTCGGTCGCCATCGTCACCATTGCGACTCCGGAGACCATCACCAGGACGACGCCGAACACGGCGTGGTGGATGTGCAAGCCGCCGTGGCCGGAGATGTTGCGCGGCTGCCACCATTTGCGCGGGCCATCGTTGCCGGCGTTGTGCCGGATGTAGCGGACGATCGTGCGGGTCACGAAGAACGTGAGGATGAACGCGATCAGGCACCACATCAGCGGCACGCGCCCGGGGGCGACGACGTCGAAGTGCAGGTGGTAGGACACGGGAGGGAACATACGCGCCGGCACGTCGCAGCGCCCCGATAGTCTGGTTTGCGAGATGAGTAGCGACGTGGGCAGTGCGACGCGGCCCTGGCTGGTCGCCGGGTGGCGAGTTTCGCAGGTCGCGATCATCGCGCTGCTGGTCTACGCCGGCTGGTTGCTGTTCGGGCACATTCCGTACCGCATCGACATCGAGGTCTACCGGATGGGCGGCCAGGCGTGGTTGCACGGTCAGTCGCTGTATTCCGGCGACGCGACGTTCCGCACCACGGTCGGGCTGGGCCTGCCGTTCACCTATCCCCCGCTGGCCGCGATCGTGTTCAGCCCGTTCGCCTTGGTGTCGCTGTCAGCGGCCAGCGTGATCATCACGGCGATCACCCTGGTGCTGGTACTGGTGTCCACCTGGATCGTGCTGACCCGCCTGGCGGTATGGCCCGAGTCGACGCTGACCCGCGAGCCGGCGTGGCTTCGCCGGGCCTGGCTGTCGGCGGCCATCGTCGCGCTGGCCGTGATGTACCTCGAACCGATCGACGCCAACTTTGCGTTCGGCCAGGTCAACGTCGTGCTGATGACGCTGGTGATCGCGGATTGTGTGCCGCGGCGCACCCCGTGGCCGCGCGGGATGCTGCTCGGCGTGGCGATCGCGCTGAAGCTGACCCCGGCGGTGTTCCTGCTGTACTTCGTGCTGCGCCGGGACGGCCGCGCCGCACTGACCGCGGCCGGCACGTTTGTGGGAGCCAGCCTGCTGGGCTGCGCGCTTGCCTGGCGGGATTCGCTGGAGTACTGGACCACGACGATCCGGCACACCGACCGCATCGGCAGCGCGGCGCTGAACACCAACCAGAACATCGCGGGCG includes:
- a CDS encoding glycosyltransferase 87 family protein, whose amino-acid sequence is MSSDVGSATRPWLVAGWRVSQVAIIALLVYAGWLLFGHIPYRIDIEVYRMGGQAWLHGQSLYSGDATFRTTVGLGLPFTYPPLAAIVFSPFALVSLSAASVIITAITLVLVLVSTWIVLTRLAVWPESTLTREPAWLRRAWLSAAIVALAVMYLEPIDANFAFGQVNVVLMTLVIADCVPRRTPWPRGMLLGVAIALKLTPAVFLLYFVLRRDGRAALTAAGTFVGASLLGCALAWRDSLEYWTTTIRHTDRIGSAALNTNQNIAGALARLGLDKSTHFALWTLACFAVLALTIWAVRRLLSAEEPTLALMCVALFGLVVSPVSWSHHWVWALPTVITAAVTAYRRRNIALGLVTAVGVALMVWIPLELLPQHHEETASWWRQLLGMSYVWWALAVIVVAGLTVITPVANLRRSPGSAPVAHLVHPA